The Vitis vinifera cultivar Pinot Noir 40024 chromosome 1, ASM3070453v1 DNA segment TTGGTCTGCTTGCGATGATTGCTAGAGCCAGAAAAATCACCTAATTGCTAAGGTTGCTCTATGAGTGGAGTAGATGGAGTAATAGCCAAAACATTGAGCTTATTCTAGGCTTGAAGGGTTGCAAGACGAGCTTCTTCTCTAACTAACTCATTCACAACAGTATCAAGAAAGGGAGCAGGACTGCGATTTAGCAGCTGACCACGAATGGGCTCAAAGTCCTTGTGAAGTGACATCAAGAATTCATAGAGGCGAAATTCATCTCTGATGGAAGCATATTGCTGAGCATCTTTTGAGCATGCCCAAGTTGGATCAGAAAGGTCAATTTAGTCCCAAATGAAGCGAAGCTGATCATAATAGTCATTGATGGATTGCCCCGGTTCTTGCCTGAGTTGATGCAATTCAACCACTAACTGATATTTCATGGATCCATGAGTAGTGGAGTACCTTTTGGTCAACATATCCCATGCAGATTTTGCATCGTCAAAGCTGCCCAATAGATTGGAAATAGAGGGAATGGAAGTGTTCCGGATCCATGTGAGGATCATGTGGTTATGACTATCCCATTCAATCATGCGACTAAGAAAGACAACATCTTCTTCACTTGCTCCCTTGACAGGAATAGTCATTGCACCAGTACAATAATGTCAGGGCATGCGACTCTTAAGAAAACTGCGCATAGCTTGAGACCaagataagtaatttttattccCCTCCAATACAGTATTGATGGGGCGAGGAAGAAAAACATCttttttatccatttagagACACAATATGCAAAAACAGACTGCAAAAATGAAATCTACACGAAAAACTGGGTAAGGAGAACCTGGACAGAAAATGTCAATTGGGGAAAGTCAATGGTCAAAGTCAACGGTCAACAGTTGGTCAACAGTCAACGGTCAACGGATGAAGCCACAGGATGACGTGGAGATGACGTCAGCAGATCAGTGGATGCTGACGCAGCTAGGGCTAACGTGGCAGAGATGATGACGTCAGCAAACCAGGCCCCGACGCGTGGCAGCGCATGGAGGCACGTGATCAGCGTCGCAGAATCTTTGAGCGGCGCGTGCGGTCTCCGATGGCGGCGAGGGTTCCACGAATGTGTAGATCGACACTGGACGATCTCAATGGTactttcaaaaatgaaatccGAGCAATATTCGCAGCGGTGATGCAAAGAGCAGTGGTCTGTGCAGTGTGAAACTCCTTAACGATGGCGGCTGCAGGTCCGGAACCCAAGGACGACGGCTGGATGACATCGGAGGTTCAACGGCAAGAGGCTGCGGCGACAGTTGTGATGGCGGAAGCGTTTAGTGAAAGAAAGGAAGTCACACTAATGAAGACAAGATTGCCAAGAAAAGGTCAGAgcagtggctctgataccatgttagaaatatggaataattgtattctatttcttaattaaagaatatacatcagtgcctttatataggaggcataTGTGTGCGGTACAAGTAATATGTGTGCGGTACAAGTAAAGTGTACTatacaagtaacctaactgggCCTAAAGCCCATAACATAATATACTTTAACAGATATaaaatgtttgataattttatgaTTAGTAATGGTTATCATAGGAGTGAGTATGACAATTATGTTTATCACAAGGAGTTGTTTTATggttctttcatttatttattgttatacaTTGATGACATATTAATTGCCTATAAGAATATGTTTCAAATCTAACATATTGCAAACTCAACTTCAAGGAgagtttgaaatgaaagacCTTGGAGTTGCAAAAAATATATTGGGTATGGAGATCCATAAAGATTGAGAAGTAGGAAATTTGTgcttataatataaaaagtacATTAAGAAATGAAACGCTTTGGAATACAAGGGTAAAAACCAGTGAGTACTCTACTAGTAGCTCACTTCAAACTTTCAAGTGCTTTATCACCAtagaccaaagaaaaaaaagagcaCATGAGACATGTTCCTTATACTAATGTAGTTAGGAGCATTATGTATGTCATAGTTTGCACTAGATAAGATATTTCACATGCAGTTAGTGTGGTAAGTATATGAATTGCCCTAGAAAAATCCATTTGTAAGTAGTGAAATGAATGTTTGAGAGGAACATTACATGTTGGCTTAGTATATGATAAAAGTAGTAACATCTCTAGGGAAATTGTTGGTTATGTTGATTAATCTGATTATTCTAGAGATTTGGACAAAAGAAATTCTCTAACAGGATATGTATTCACTTTATATGATAGTATTATTAGTTGGAAAACAACTTTGTAATATATAGTTGTTTTGTCAACCATTGAAGCATAATACATGGCGACCATAGAAACAGTAAAAGAAACTATTTAGTTTAAGGGTTTGGCTATCTAGGCTTACAACAAGAGTTGATTATTGTGTATTGTGATAATAAAAATGTCATAAATTCGACTAAAAGTCAGATATTCCATGAGAGGACCAAACATATTAATGTCAGAATGTATTTTATTAGGGATGTGATTGCACAAAGTGCTATTAGCATTATTTCGACTTAATTGGTGTTAATAGTATCTAAAAGCTCATTCAGGATGTGGGAACAAATTAACATGGAAGACTTTTGAGTTTGTTTGAATCTTAGGAAGCAAAGGTTGAGATTGTTGGGTTTTctattattataaagaaaataccCTATTGTGAAATCTTCTTTTAGAAATAGACATCTTTAACAATTATACTCTTACTTTGCTATATGAAATCTTCTTtagtaaatagaaaaaaaatatataggaagAGATTTTGATCAAAATAGTAATGGTTTCTTTTTAAGTCTAATTGGGACTTTGGGATTTGAGAGTTCAAGGATTGTAATCTCCTTCAACAATAGTGAAAGCTCTTCTTTGTCTTCGCTTGTGGATGTAGGCTTGAAGTCGAAACCATGTAAATTGTTATATGTTTTGTGTGTCTTTTTTTCGTTCTCTTATTCTTTTTCCtctattattattctttgttgtgtttttttacaaaaaaaaaatggtatcaaaACTTTGAGTTAAAGATCTTTGAAAGAGCCAGTAAGAATAGAGCACATAAGATgatgataaaagaaattttagttgAACGTGGAGTCGATTGTTCTATCATGGGGATATGATAGAAAAAGCTTGTGTTATGGAGAAATGGAAGGTTGACTTGATAGAAATTGATCCAAGGTAGAAATTGTTAAAAAGTATCTCAAATTCCTATAGActaatttttgtaaagaatattgtataaaatatttcttagtTGATTTGTTATTACAATATTAAATTTCCTTATTAACATTGTTTGTATTAAAGATTCCATTGACCCAACATATGTTGCCCGAATGGGAAACACTAAGTTTTTTGGTACCAAAATTGAgaattgttttctatattttttatggttcaaatttatatcaaaatattaatttctttatttttcttaaaataaaaaaaaaaagtgaaaaagcgtaaaaacaaatatcacaTTGTTTATCCGTGAAAGTAAAAAATGTTTGTGAAAAAATCGTTTTACTTCAACAAACAAGTCCGtattttagatatttaaaaaaatgttagtaGTAAACAACcttcatttttaatcattacaGCCTTAAGGAGAAAtggttttattaatttataacatGTCATTGATTTATTGAAAGTTGACTCAAATTTggaaatgagaataaaataggCCTCCCACAAATAACAAGTTGCCACCAATTTGATAATCTTGGTCATTAAATAAGTGTATGGTAAAGTCTAGACAGTTGaattatgataataaatatatgaaattaaggtggaattaaataagattaatattaccaaaaaaaaaatgagatccaTGTATAAATTGTACATATAATACGTAATGATtgccccattttttttttgtagctcTTCGATAGGTGTTGATCTAGCCGCATGTAGCAGAAGCAAGTGAAAGAGGGTATTGAAAAGTGTTGGCATACTTGAAGGAGATGGTAGAACCCGCGGCTAAAGGACTTCCACCATTGACAAGGCAATCATCAACAACCTGGCGCTTGAATATTTTAGGGTTCACCAGAACTGCCGAAGCAAACATACCGCATTTCAAACGGAGATTGGAGATGGAGCAGGCTCTGGCGCATGCATTCGTGATCTCCACACTGAAAGACGGTATCCCACTTGGTAGAGTGCCGACTCTTGACTGTGCAATCACGATATCGCCATTTGAACAGTTTGTCTCTGCTGCTACCACTGGAATTATATGACATCACAAACAGAAGGCAAAACAAAAGGAGAGATCTTcaactttaaattatatttaaaagagaTGATAAGTTAGAAGATATCAAACAAACCAGTATAAAATGGAATCATCAGATTAgtgctgatgatgatgatggacaACATAACTATAGAGACATGGCAAATTGAGAAGACTTTCATATTGGGTGTttgatctttctttctttctttgcaaTTATTTTAACATATACTATCACATATATATACCTTCTTAATATTCATATCCATAAATAAATCAAGCTAATTAATATCCTAGAATGGCATTTATGTTAAACTTTCTATTCTCATTTGATGAAATCGTTCCCTTCCTCAATGGCTAATATATTCCATTctattaaatatctaaaaattttaatacacatatataagatattttatatatataatatatggtATCAAATATCTTACATATAGAAGTATGATAgaataaaatatcttatatatGTGATATTTTATTCTATCTTTCTTCTATATATAAGATACTTGATACCATATGTTATATATAGAAGAAAGATGGAATAAATTTATAGTTAATTTACaatttacaattatatataagatACTTAATTTATAGTTAATTAAATCAACTTAcaattttctcttcatcttttatgcattttcatatataaattaagCTAATTAGTATCATAGGATAGCATTTCTATTTATGTTAAGATTTCCTATTCTTATTTGATCCTCTCCTACATGCAAGGCTGCAATTTGGGCGGGTTGGATTATGGTTGATGGCCAACTTAAACCTAATCCAACCCAAACTTTAACCTAAATTAATTACTCAACCCAATCACATTTTTTGAAGGTTGGGTTGATTAAGTTACTCAAGTTATATGATTCACAATCcatctataattattttaaaaaaattatatatttgtaccataatttaaaaagtaaatagaacaattacaattttaagataaatacaaaagtgaaaataaatttatatgtctttctaaaaaaatggaaaagtatatgatagaattataatttgatactcttcctaaaatctaaaaagaaaataaatagaataaatgttattatataaaataatataaattataaatattataaaaatattaaatcaaatttaggtTAAACTCGGATTGTTCAAACCTTAACTTGAACTCAATCCAAGTTGAGTTCCGATTGAAAAAACTCAATCTCAACCTAACTTTAGTGTTAAAATTATTGCCCAAGGTTGTCCAAAGGCTAAGTTGGGTTGTGTTTGACTTGGGTTCAATCCATTCAAGTTGGATTTCTATATGCATGGCCAATATATTCCATTctattaaatatatcaaaacttataattaagttaatatcacttttaaataacatatataaGATGTTTTAGTCAATCTTTCTTCTATATATAACATATTTGATGCCATATATTGTATAGAAGACTTTACACTTTTCACCCTTTTATGCTATCATTTTCTATATGTTCAGTTTCCATATATTGAGAacctcttcattttttttttcgtattcTTAAGATGAGACATTAATCTTTAATTTGGGATCTTTATAGAGTAGTTTAATTAGATCTAAAAAATTTTAGCATGTGGTTGTGTCTGATGTAAGGGGTCAGCTAGTGAAATTAGGAAGTTGAAATTGAGTCCAAATCTTAATTATTATGTATTGAGTAGGAAATTAGCTTATATAGATCAATAACATGGTGTTATTGACATGAATTACTAAGAGaaaattaggattttttatattctttgcttattattattattattattattattattattaatgagTTAGATTAGCTAGCTTAAGTAAGTAGTTTTGTTTTAAACATTACTAAATCTACTCTCCGTATTTTTTTGGGATTTACACTAACTTAGAAAATTCTAGATCATCATCAATTCATATTAAGGGTCTTTTAAGGAAGTATGGTACTTGAGTTTATTTGTGTGACCAATTTTAATTAtgtattttagattcattaaaaTATGAAACAACCAACAAGTTGAAAACACTAGAAAGGAGTACTCAAGTGCCGGAAAGGTGCATTCAAGTGCTTgagacttttttcttttcatattttcattattttttatttggttcatattttaaatttgatttttctcgTATCATTGGCCCAACTTGCTATGGTTTTAAGACTATAAACCTACTTACATGCCCTagaacaatattattattattccttgCATGTTCCTAACATTCTCAAGAACCTCATTCTTGATCGAGACTTGTTTATGGAGGTTAACAACATCCTCTTATGGCATTAAAAGGTTTAATAAGGAGTATGAGCTTGGTGCTACACACATGAAGACCAGTGTAGATGTTGACCAATATAACACTCTTGGGAGAAGGTGCTATCTggtttacatatatatatatatatatatacttaaattcatatttaatgaaTTCTCTTTGTGCATAGTTGATTGGAccatggtgtttttttttttttttttaattgcaaagtTTCTCATAGACTCTAGGTGGTTTTCCATGTACATCATGTGTTTATCATATGATTGGATTTATTCTAAAATCTTGATATGTCATTgaataaagaaatttttaatCGTAAAATGAACTCAAATTTTGGGTATAAAATCAAGACTACCTATTCCCTTCCCCATGTAGTTTTAGGAATTAAGATTTGAACTTTTAGTTAGTGTAAGAGTAagttagattttaaaattttaaatttttattcttatttaatctTGATTCATGAAACTACAGTGAGTGGGATCATCCATATACAATTCACCATACTTTCATAGAAATATTATCCTAATTatggaattatttttgaaaatataaggtgaacaaatttagaatattattaaatttggttGGAGGCCTCTAAGGaattgaaactcaaatataaataagataaattcGACAATGAAAACAATGATACAAATGTCAAGGCTCTTTGTACCATCTTTAATTGGGAGAGTCCTAATGGGTTTCACAAGATAGCAACATATAAACATGTTACAAAGGCTTAGGATCTTTTGCGTCACTCATGAGGACACTTTTGCTGTGAAGTTttccaaaatacaaataactttgggaatataaaaaataagaatatgaaatatttttttttttctatgatgaGTTGATTGATATTGTTGACTACTCTAGTTTCAATGATCTAGGGGGAAAAAAAGCTTGTATCTAAGGtagttacaattttttttttactctaaaatatttaaaggaCATTGACATTATGAGAGTTAATAAACTTGTAGGTTCCTCGACTTTTGAGAATTCTATACCTACTTCTAAGAAGTCTAAGGGTGTAGCCTTTAAAGTTAATTTCTATGAATGAAGGTAACAAGTTTGAAGAACCTAACgataaatgtttaatttttactCAACTTTCTCTACTTGctaaaaagttaaagaaaacaACTCAAgctcataaaaaataaagactcagcaaagagaaaaaggtttaaaactaaagaaaaagaagaaaaaaaagtgcattgtttatttataaacaaaaaaatcaatgttttaaaaatcggatcggATCGGTCGGTTCGATTGGTCAAACCGTCGATCGGTGACTTTTCCGATTTGATTCCTCCCTTTGGGCTGACTATCAATTGGACCGGTGGTGAACTGCTTAAGGCGATGGTTGGACCATGGGTAGGGCAAAGGGCTGAAGAATCGACACATTAATTGCTTACCCTTCTTGCAAAATGGGCTTCCTACTTAAGTACCATGCTATAAGGCCCACCAACCACTTGGCTTAAGCACTTGCTTCAATTAGTTGAGAAGAGTTACtttatttttcctctcatttcCGATATGGGATAAGGTAAAGggatttaaaagcaaaaatcaactttGTTCTTGCCAACAAAGGGTTTGAACCATGAACCACAAGCTCATAATGGTCATAACCACTCCACCATGTTGCATCTTTgtttgtattaatttttaacagAAAATTACTACATAggctatttcaaaaaataatatatatatatatatatatatatatatatatatatatatatatatattacatatttttttttattttcaattttttcacatttaaatacgacttttttttttaccattttgaatatattttcatatttaaatattatatatattttgtttaataaatttaaaccattaatacatttatataaaaatgaatgaataatattataaatattatttaatttttaattatatattttaaatattttataattatttttaattttaataaaatataaaatatatatttatgacatcaccggTTCGACCACGGTTCAACCATCGATCCGACCAGTGAACAGTGAACTGttaactttttcggttcaataTCCGGtacggttctgaaaacattgaaaaaaatagaatgttCCAATTGTAGGAGAGTATGATACATGATTTGTGATCATATTCTCAAAAATATCAAGAAAGTTATGCAAGCAATTTGGAGTGATATTGAATCTAGTGATAATGAGTTTGAGGACTCCTATGAGAATAAAGACAATAATAATCttgttgtttttgttgcttGTTACATTTATAGTTCACTTTGATTATGATTCTCttaacaaattaaatcaaattataagggTGAATTTGATTTCCATAATATAGATATTACCTAGCTATGATGTATTATATGAGGAAAGCTTAAAGATGGAAGTCAAAATGAGCACGTTTGAAAGTTTTAATCAAACATCCTTAAAAATTGTCTTCAACATTCAACATATAGCATTTAATATTTGAAcatgtttaatataaaattaaatcatttacaTTAAAAATCTAATTAAGAGTGATTTTGAAAGACTTAAAAATTAGGTttgacaaaaattttaaaatcacatataaaaattccaaaaatggCTTGAAATAATTCTTGAAAAATCACTTGCCGGCTGATTTTGCTAAAAAGCATTGTGATTTTGAAAGAATTAGAAATTAGGTttgacaaaaattttaaaatttcaaaaatgacTCGAAATGATTcttgaaaaatcacttgaaagCTGATTTTgggaaaaatcaatttttgaaaaacgcTACAAACTAAAACGTTTTAGTTGAAATCACTCCCGACGTCGGCTGAATGTCATTTTCGAATGAAGTAATGGCACAAATTAGTCCTCAAAGCGACAGGCTGCCTGTCGTGAATCTCCTCATCGCATCATTGTTTAACGATTACCCACTACAACAAGTTGCAAGGGCATGCGAAGGTCCTGCCCCATATAATTGACCTTCAAtgcttcaaattttcaaattagacTGACCGAGCATGCTCACATTCACATAAACTGGCCTCTTCGTGTCTTTGTAGGAATTTAAATTCATCAATCACAAGTGggctatatatatatgatcttCATATAAGTCCATGAACTGATTTTTAAGCTCTAAGATCCACACATTCTCCCTCACTTTTCTTCCTCATTAATCCTTCTACACCGCTATTCCTCCACAGTATATTTATGGATGAAACTAAGAGCAGACAGAAAAAAGGTCTGATGAAGAAGACATGGGAGCAATTCAAATCTTTTGGTCATGGGAGGATTTTATCAAGAACCCATCATTCTTCTATGAAAAGCAAGTCAAGGCCTGGCCACACAGCCTCTCTTGAAGGCGTGAAGAAGGGGCGGGTTGCTCCAGAGGGCTGCTTCTCAGTGTACGTTGGACATGGGAAACAAAGGTTTGTGGTCAAAACTGAGTATGCCAACCATCCTCTATTCAGAGCACTCCTAGAAGAGGCTGAGCTAGAATATGGGTACAACAATGGAGGGCCTCTTGTGCTTCCATGTAAAGTGGAAATTTTTCTTAAGGTGTTACTGGAAATGGACAGTTCTGATGAGGTTCATCAAGGGTGCAGCTTTGCTAGGAGCCCTAGCTCCTATCGCCTCCTCGGCCCATCTCGGATGATCACCATGAATCATCTATGAATTTACCAGATTCagagtttgtttttatttattctacTAATTTATATGAGAACAAAGATCTCTTCAACAAAGGTTTTTAATAGGTTTCtccattaattttttactttttatcattattgaaaatgaaaaaaataaataacaaataaaaacccGAGTTCAAGGGAAAAGGATTAATGTAATTTAACGTAGATGATTAGATAGTCAAAACTATTAAAAGAGTATAAACTCTTCAGATTAGTTTGCGTCTATGAATGAATTTTAGGATACAAGAATCATCTGTATACTTTGAAAAGAGATTGTCTTTCCCACAGACAGATTCAAAAGTAGTTTGAAATTAgaactttcttttatatataaaaaataataatcatgaaTATCATTTTCATTCCCAAGTATATCAAGATGCCATAACACAATGCCGTGTTTTATCATTTTCGATCTAATGACTTTAAAATTACCCTTCCAACAAGTtagatataattatatatgatgGACCCAACCCCTATAAGTAGATCTTTATGTTTTCCACCTTGCAAATAGATTGAGTACTTTTTGTTAGGAACAAGTGGGCATTATGTTGCTTAATATTATCCATTTTTGTGATCCAAACGGAAACTAATTAATTGAAGGATAGGTCCTTGTTTTTCTAAAGTTCTATTGATATGTAAGTGAATGCTTCTTTGGCAATTAGAATTGTTTggatatgaaaaaattatcaaaatttaattaattcaagGACAAGTTATGCTCTATAatacctaaaaaaatttaacttttccAATTTAATAGAATTCAAATTTCAATGTCATATTAATGTGGAATAACCAAGGGGATGAAATCATCCTCACTTTGGAAAACTAATCCATCATCTTTATTCAACCTAAAAAAATgtccattttaaacaaaaataccctcatttttttcttgtaaaagtaACCATTTCTTTCAAAacacatatataaataataaaaatattaaaagatatttatgtaaaaaaaactAGGTTACTCTTCAAGTTCAAAAGTGGGAAATGTTAgtttttatcccttttaatcaattaatcccaTTAATTAATATTGACAAATGTTAGTCCTTCTTcatggatatatatataatattattggaaataattttttttttcttttgaattaagTGGTtagatttatttaaataaaaaacaaaccaagtttaaacaaaaaggACTAATATAAATTAACGTAGATGATTAGATAGTCAAATTCTTAGGAAACCATGAACTCTTTGAATTTGCTCTTATGAATGGACTTTAGGATTCAAGTACCATCCATTTACTTTAAAAGGAGATTAGCTTTTtgaaa contains these protein-coding regions:
- the LOC100245472 gene encoding auxin-responsive protein SAUR71 — translated: MDETKSRQKKGLMKKTWEQFKSFGHGRILSRTHHSSMKSKSRPGHTASLEGVKKGRVAPEGCFSVYVGHGKQRFVVKTEYANHPLFRALLEEAELEYGYNNGGPLVLPCKVEIFLKVLLEMDSSDEVHQGCSFARSPSSYRLLGPSRMITMNHL